The Naumovozyma dairenensis CBS 421 chromosome 3, complete genome genome has a window encoding:
- the NDAI0C06020 gene encoding uncharacterized protein (similar to Saccharomyces cerevisiae AFR1 (YDR085C) and YER158C; ancestral locus Anc_8.217) — protein sequence MMPLNSQPLTSPSSDSIYLSSSTNTSYGTKSNVATRTNRLIPRSGSTSDLFQIPQSVQNHPLRRKVNASYNMNPNNQLNRRSIGDHKNNNHSQLNYSYMNNHGHSYTSGTPFITPSAVNRPSNNSTSSLALSSSSRRHSYQNHQEPRNNSTPSTTLPISVSSNSLSLKNNSTSNLNSSSFASQRRNSIQATARMPVNPRIQQLSTKAMKPLPERSSIQIEQEPYQRSPKRHNKSDPRIPLYQKHDQRQQVQQKNATPLQRSPLQQQLSLNIPLQQANNRSSRTDLPQHYRHHNNHHQTISGNNNNKHNFSTLKTTHRSTKLVTDRNRNGSMRKYSNIYNSSNAYPPSKSVTQNVVPTTIVNNTPPFLTKKKDLTPYQIQRRQMKTSFQFPNGESFTPRSQFPNSSQILPSSFPSDSTTSILSSLVPSEEESSTISKNNNNNSVKRSKSITTSFLRLKRTDTNDDDKDTDNKTTKSIKRSNSQRIGSFFKNFISTKKTVESSDIGPLNNNYNTSDEDLNRKFADLGKHPEDKVTNMPPARSPNRPTLTDTQSAKRFYQKCVDPTTADATNIPSSESDTTLDRLKQEWETVNIIENPTSSPNPKTVATQALKTKSGTNDSTDSSTSSSSLTSSLNTGYSTSTTVSTPTSISLLKANNGKKSLRFATTISLMQTYSPLEYERGGLEPTSDKSPYGDKVVFLKDYGFINEIKLEINEFKRNEMNVHHDSSKFTHYFH from the coding sequence atgatgCCTTTAAATTCACAACCATTAACCTCTCCAAGTTCTGatagtatatatttatcgTCATCGACAAATACTAGCTATGGTACTAAAAGCAACGTTGCAACTAGGACAAATAGGTTAATCCCAAGGTCAGGTTCCACGTCTGACCTTTTCCAAATTCCCCAGTCTGTTCAAAATCATCCGTTACGTAGGAAAGTAAACGCATCGTACAATATGAATCCAAATAACCAATTAAATAGAAGATCAATTGGTgatcataaaaataataatcattcACAGCTTAATTACTCTTATATGAACAATCATGGACATTCGTATACTTCAGGAACTCCTTTTATAACACCTTCTGCTGTTAACAGACCTTCTAACAATAGTACATCCTCATTAGCAttgtcttcttcttctcgCCGCCATTcatatcaaaatcatcaagaaCCACGTAATAACAGCACTCCCTCTACAACTCTCCCAATATCAGTCAGTAGTAATTCActttcattaaaaaataattcgacttctaatttgaattcaagTTCATTTGCTTCTCAAAGGAGGAATAGCATCCAAGCAACAGCAAGGATGCCTGTCAATCCACGGATCCAACAGCTGTCAACGAAGGCAATGAAGCCTTTACCAGAAAGATCAAGTATCCAAATTGAGCAGGAACCATATCAAAGAAGTCCAAAAAGACACAATAAATCAGACCCCAGAATTCCACTCTACCAAAAGCACGACCAAAGGCAACAAGTACAACAGAAAAATGCAACGCCTCTTCAAAGAAGTCCtcttcaacaacaactgTCACTAAATATACCACTGCAACAAGCAAATAATCGTTCCTCCAGAACTGACCTACCACAACATTATCGTCATCATAATAATCACCATCAAACTATTTCTggtaataacaataacaaacACAACTTCTCAACATTGAAAACTACTCATAGATCGACAAAGTTAGTAACAGATAGAAATAGAAATGGTTCAATGAGAAAATACTCTAATATCTACAATAGTTCAAATGCTTATCCACCTTCTAAAAGTGTCACTCAAAATGTTGTACCTACCACCATCGTGAACAACACACCACCTTTCCtaacgaagaagaaagacTTGACTCCATACCAAATACAACGTAGACAGATGAAAACTTCTTTCCAATTTCCTAACGGAGAGAGTTTTACCCCAAGAAGTCaatttccaaattcaaGCCAGATACTGCCTTCATCTTTTCCATCAGACTCTACAACTTCAATTCTATCATCGCTCGTTCCAAGTGAAGAGGAATCTTCAACCATATCCAagaataacaataataactcTGTGAAAAGATCGAAATCTATCACTACGTCATTTTTAAGATTGAAAAGAACAGACACCAATGACGATGACAAAGACACTGATAACAAGACTACTAAATCTATTAAGAGATCAAACTCACAAAGAATTGGgtcatttttcaaaaattttatATCAACTAAGAAAACTGTTGAATCGTCCGATATTGGTCCCCTTAATAACAATTATAACACTTCAGATGAAGACCTAAACAGAAAGTTTGCTGACTTGGGTAAACATCCTGAAGATAAAGTTACAAATATGCCACCAGCAAGATCTCCAAATAGACCTACTCTAACGGACACACAATCTGCCAAAAGATTCTATCAAAAATGCGTAGATCCTACAACAGCAGATGCAACAAATATTCCATCTTCAGAATCAGATACGACTTTGGACAGATTAAAACAAGAATGGGAAACTGtcaatatcattgaaaatcCAACCTCATCACCCAATCCTAAAACAGTAGCAACTCAAGCCCTCAAAACCAAGAGTGGTACGAATGATTCGACAGATTCATCCacctcttcctcttctcttacatcatctttaaataCAGGATACTCTACATCAACAACAGTCTCCACTCCAACTtctatatcattattaaaggCAAACAATGGTAAGAAATCATTAAGATTTGCTACAACAATCTCTTTAATGCAGACGTATTCACCGCTTGAATATGAAAGAGGGGGCCTAGAACCTACTAGTGATAAGAGCCCCTATGGAGATAAAGTAGTCTTTTTGAAGGATTATggattcattaatgaaataaaattggaaattaatgaatttaagaGGAATGAAATGAATGTTCATCATGATAGTTCAAAATTCACCCATTATTTTCACTAA
- the NDAI0C06030 gene encoding uncharacterized protein (ancestral locus Anc_8.218) yields MGSLSQLTSNAIIWPTYMILLITASIVAYWKRDSKAFLSANGTQKALPLAFNFVASGLGVGVLSAYPQIANISGLHGLLVYTIAGGLPMFVFAFLGPLIRKKTPNGFVLTEWVFHRFGLICGWYLSACTILTVYLFLVSEVASLKYAIETMTQIKALPVIIIECIVTTIYTTIGGFNISFITDSLQVSAVFVLLIIVACAMGSYIDIDRSKIGPSGLLKSNKLGWQLIYILVFAIFTNDFFMSGFWLRTFASRSDKDLIIGCSIACFILVIFCTVIGVTGFIAVWAGLISVNDEENSGAAFFILLSELPSWVMGFTIVFSVILSTCTLDSLQSALVSTISNDIFRNKLPIMYVRGIVVLIMFPVVVVGLIAEDVLNIYLIVDLLSSSVVPVLVVGLWSKLDNIWSAWEVVGGGLSGIFSVWVFGTIYYGSAREGGRLLLISNGLYINDWSTFGAFCVAPGFGIIGSLIILSIRLTCLKLYSNQDGIFYSICTKYGKYTGIPQIARWIEFGEEKLLKGSFGDEAGAISEDTVSVDDVGSDHSKPVLNIGETESFTPTSSTMLKKRSAEATTIEI; encoded by the coding sequence atgggTTCATTATCGCAACTTACATCCAATGCCATTATATGGCCGACTTATATGATCCTATTGATCACGGCGTCTATCGTCGCCTATTGGAAACGTGATTCCAAAGCATTCTTATCAGCCAATGGTACACAAAAGGCCCTTCCGTTGGCATTCAATTTTGTTGCATCTGGTCTTGGTGTCGGTGTTCTAAGTGCGTACCCACAAATTGCTAACATTAGTGGGTTACATGGCCTTTTAGTCTATACAATTGCTGGTGGATTACCAATGTTTGTTTTTGCCTTCTTGGGTCCATTGATTAGAAAGAAGACACCAAATGGGTTCGTGTTGACTGAATGGGTTTTCCATAGGTTTGGTTTAATTTGTGGTTGGTATTTAAGTGCTTGTACTATTTTGACTGTTTATCTGTTCTTAGTCAGTGAAGTTGCAAGTTTGAAATATGCTATTGAAACTATGACTCAAATTAAAGCTTTACCTGTTATAATCATTGAATGTATTGTGACTACTATTTACACTACTATTGGTGgtttcaatatttctttcatcACGGATTCATTACAAGTTTCTGCTGTTTTCgttttattaattattgttGCTTGTGCTATGGGTAGttatattgatattgatagGTCAAAGATTGGCCCTTCCGGTTTATTGaagtcaaataaattagGTTGGCAATTAATTTACATCTTAGTATTTGCAATTTTCACTAATGATTTCTTTATGAGCGGGTTTTGGTTACGTACATTTGCCTCTAGATCTGACAAAGACTTGATCATTGGTTGTTCCATCGCatgttttattttagtTATTTTCTGTACTGTCATCGGTGTCACTGGTTTCATTGCCGTTTGGGCCGGTTTAATTTCCGTTAACGATGAAGAAAACTCAGGTGCTGCatttttcatcttgttATCTGAATTACCATCTTGGGTTATGGGGTTTACCATTGTATTTTCCGTTATTTTATCAACATGTACTCTAGATTCTTTACAAAGTGCCTTGGTGTCCACTATTTCTAATGATATCTTTAGAAATAAGCTACCAATTATGTATGTTCGTGGTATTGTTGTTCTAATCATGTTCCCCGTGGTGGTAGTAGGGTTAATTGCGGAAGACgttttaaatatttatttgattgttgatttattatccaGTAGTGTTGTTCCAGTTTTAGTCGTTGGATTATGGTCtaaattagataatatttGGTCTGCGTGGGAAGTTGTTGGTGGTGGATTAAGTGGTATTTTCTCAGTGTGGGTCTTTGGTACAATTTATTATGGCTCTGCTCGTGAAGGTGgtagattattattgatttccAACGggttatatataaatgattGGAGTACATTTGGTGCATTTTGTGTTGCCCCAGGTTTCGGTATTATTGGCTCTCTCATTATCTTGAGTATTAGATTAACATGCCTAAAATTATACTCAAACCAAGATGGTATATTCTATTCTATTTGTACCAAGTATGGTAAATATACAGGTATACCACAAATTGCAAGATGGATTGAGTTTGGTGAAGAAAAACTATTGAAAGGTTCCTTTGGAGATGAAGCTGGAGCAATAAGTGAAGATACAGTCAGTGTTGACGATGTAGGATCTGATCACAGTAAACCTGTTCTTAATATCGGGGAAACTGAAAGTTTCACGCCTACGTCTTCTACGATGTTAAAGAAACGTAGTGCTGAAGCAACAACTATAGAAATCtaa